A window of Elusimicrobiota bacterium contains these coding sequences:
- a CDS encoding glycosyltransferase family 9 protein, which yields MKILIVQPRRIGDVIVTTPVIDALRTRFPDARIEFLVEKGMAPVLEGYPGLDEALVFEKSRFWFWLREIHRRRYDWVLDFMNNPRTAQLTWASRAPVRAGFETPFWGMVYTHRVERPPRPLYAVQIKFNLLRRLGLTPADPVLPRIPLRPADFQPAAGWWAEKGLDAFRERVAVLPMHRRPIRQWPVARFSETIRRLLAVPDRAILLFGGPEERGELEKMAAAFPGRVFVIPPGGLRQAAALLSRCHAAVTNDSGLMHLSVAVGIPTVTVYGPTWPESWNPRAAPHRYLQARGLSCLGCNRDQCPFGHECMDWVSVDRVVAEVEGALAARPAGTP from the coding sequence GTGAAGATCCTCATCGTCCAGCCCCGCCGGATCGGCGACGTTATCGTCACCACCCCCGTCATCGACGCCCTGCGGACGCGGTTTCCCGACGCGCGCATCGAATTCCTGGTGGAAAAAGGCATGGCGCCGGTGCTCGAAGGCTACCCGGGATTGGACGAGGCGTTGGTTTTCGAAAAGTCCCGGTTTTGGTTTTGGCTTCGGGAAATCCATCGGCGTCGCTACGACTGGGTGTTGGATTTCATGAACAACCCCCGAACCGCCCAGTTGACCTGGGCCAGCCGGGCGCCCGTGCGGGCCGGTTTTGAAACCCCCTTCTGGGGAATGGTGTACACCCACCGGGTGGAACGCCCCCCGCGCCCGCTCTACGCCGTTCAAATCAAATTCAATTTGCTTCGTCGGCTGGGCCTGACCCCGGCGGACCCAGTCCTCCCTCGGATCCCTTTGCGCCCGGCGGATTTTCAGCCCGCGGCGGGGTGGTGGGCCGAAAAAGGCTTGGACGCCTTTCGGGAACGGGTCGCGGTCCTTCCCATGCATCGGCGCCCCATCCGCCAGTGGCCCGTGGCGCGTTTTTCGGAAACGATCCGACGTCTCTTGGCGGTTCCGGACCGGGCGATCCTCCTGTTCGGCGGGCCGGAGGAGCGGGGGGAACTTGAAAAAATGGCCGCGGCTTTTCCGGGGCGGGTGTTCGTGATTCCCCCCGGTGGATTGCGTCAGGCGGCGGCCCTCCTGTCGCGGTGCCACGCGGCGGTCACCAACGATTCGGGGTTGATGCATTTGTCGGTGGCGGTGGGGATTCCGACGGTGACCGTTTACGGCCCCACCTGGCCCGAGTCCTGGAACCCGCGCGCCGCCCCCCACCGATACCTTCAAGCCCGGGGGCTCTCTTGCCTGGGGTGCAACCGCGATCAATGCCCCTTCGGCCACGAGTGCATGGACTGGGTGTCGGTGGATCGGGTGGTCGCCGAGGTCGAAGGCGCCCTCGCCGCGCGGCCCGCCGGGACGCCGTGA
- the lpxK gene encoding tetraacyldisaccharide 4'-kinase, with product MNLPSMDSPGGVWWRAVLWGPARLFGVATAARARAYQRGFFETVRIPVPVVCVGNLTVGGSGKTPVVEWLAERWIAAGRRPAILSRGFGRSARAPALVPNRPGDAPPSVESVGDEPRWLAGRLPGVPLGIGADRARSAERVWEEFRPEVLILDDGLQHHRLHRDRNLICLDARLAHGVWGEGRSAPLLPAGPWREPPSALVRGDALLLTRAERLDPSQRENLRQRLSFFSGPIGVAHYRLRLRDGERAVPASEMTGRPVLALSGLADPASFEEGLARLGGQVVGERFGDHHAFSASEAARAVERARREGRLLITTEKDAQRLPPGFPAWVARLDLEWEDTAWTTVVDSAIGSNPSAS from the coding sequence GTGAATTTGCCGTCGATGGATTCGCCCGGGGGCGTGTGGTGGCGAGCGGTTCTTTGGGGTCCCGCCCGGCTGTTCGGGGTCGCGACCGCGGCCCGGGCCCGGGCCTATCAACGTGGATTTTTCGAGACCGTCCGGATTCCCGTTCCCGTGGTGTGCGTGGGGAATCTGACGGTGGGCGGTTCGGGAAAGACCCCGGTGGTCGAGTGGTTGGCGGAACGTTGGATCGCCGCCGGGCGTCGCCCCGCGATTCTCTCCCGGGGTTTCGGGCGTTCCGCCCGCGCCCCGGCGTTGGTGCCCAATCGTCCGGGGGACGCTCCGCCTTCCGTCGAGTCGGTGGGGGACGAGCCGCGCTGGCTGGCCGGGCGTTTGCCCGGGGTTCCCCTGGGGATCGGCGCCGACCGGGCCCGGTCCGCGGAGCGGGTGTGGGAGGAATTTCGCCCCGAGGTCCTGATTCTGGACGACGGTTTGCAGCATCACCGGCTCCATCGCGACCGCAATTTGATTTGCTTGGACGCCCGTCTCGCCCACGGGGTGTGGGGGGAAGGGCGGTCGGCGCCGCTTCTTCCGGCCGGTCCCTGGCGGGAGCCCCCCTCCGCGTTGGTCCGGGGGGACGCGCTCCTTCTCACCCGCGCCGAACGCCTGGACCCGTCCCAACGGGAGAATCTCCGTCAACGCTTATCGTTTTTTTCCGGGCCGATCGGGGTGGCCCATTACCGGCTCCGTCTTCGGGACGGCGAGCGGGCCGTTCCCGCCTCCGAAATGACGGGGCGGCCGGTGTTGGCCCTCTCCGGCTTGGCGGATCCGGCGTCTTTCGAGGAAGGCCTCGCCCGGCTGGGAGGCCAGGTCGTCGGGGAGCGTTTCGGGGATCATCACGCGTTTTCGGCGTCGGAAGCGGCCCGGGCGGTGGAGCGGGCCCGACGGGAGGGCCGCCTTCTGATCACCACCGAAAAGGACGCCCAGCGACTGCCCCCCGGGTTTCCGGCCTGGGTGGCGCGCCTGGATTTGGAATGGGAGGACACGGCGTGGACGACGGTCGTCGATTCCGCTATCGGCTCGAATCCCTCGGCGTCTTAG
- a CDS encoding lysophospholipid acyltransferase family protein: MDDGRRFRYRLESLGVLGLVRALGVLPPAMGRRIGAALGTALGAVAGKRRRRAEENMRLAFPEVGDSQRAAWARDLWPQLGRAAWEFARLARLSPDEYLAAVEVRGLDRVVASAAAGKGVLLFTAHIGNWEYATPFLSLAGLRLAAIARRIKNPFVDALVTRVRARFNTRVILHREAVRESLRWLRSGGVLGLLFDQRITEGGLSVPFFGRPARTTGLPALLALRVGCPVHPIHSYRENGRLIIECDPALDISTGPPTEDNLRALMEQMTKVVEGWIRRHPSQWLWIHDRWKP; the protein is encoded by the coding sequence GTGGACGACGGTCGTCGATTCCGCTATCGGCTCGAATCCCTCGGCGTCTTAGGCCTCGTCCGGGCCCTGGGCGTTCTGCCGCCGGCCATGGGCCGCCGGATCGGCGCCGCCTTGGGAACGGCGTTGGGCGCCGTCGCGGGGAAACGCCGCCGACGGGCCGAGGAAAATATGCGCCTGGCCTTTCCCGAGGTCGGCGATTCCCAGCGGGCGGCTTGGGCCCGGGACCTCTGGCCCCAGCTCGGACGCGCCGCCTGGGAATTCGCGCGTTTGGCCCGCCTCTCTCCCGACGAATATCTCGCCGCCGTCGAGGTGCGCGGGCTGGACCGGGTCGTGGCGTCGGCGGCCGCGGGAAAGGGCGTGCTGCTCTTCACCGCCCACATCGGCAACTGGGAATACGCCACCCCCTTTCTGTCCTTGGCCGGCCTTCGCCTGGCCGCGATCGCGCGGCGCATCAAGAACCCTTTCGTGGACGCTCTGGTGACCCGGGTCCGGGCGCGCTTCAACACCCGGGTGATCCTTCACCGGGAAGCGGTCCGGGAATCCCTCCGGTGGTTGCGCTCCGGGGGCGTGCTGGGTCTCCTCTTCGACCAGCGCATCACCGAGGGGGGATTGTCGGTCCCGTTTTTTGGACGCCCGGCCCGCACGACGGGTCTTCCGGCGCTTCTGGCTCTTCGAGTCGGATGCCCGGTGCACCCCATCCATTCTTACCGGGAAAACGGCCGGTTGATCATCGAATGCGACCCGGCCTTGGACATCTCGACGGGTCCGCCGACCGAAGACAATCTCCGGGCGCTCATGGAGCAAATGACGAAGGTGGTCGAAGGGTGGATCCGTCGTCATCCGTCCCAGTGGCTCTGGATTCACGACCGGTGGAAACCCTGA